From Zalophus californianus isolate mZalCal1 chromosome 16, mZalCal1.pri.v2, whole genome shotgun sequence, one genomic window encodes:
- the FBF1 gene encoding fas-binding factor 1 isoform X1, producing MAPKTKKGLKGSIDDVLGDLLGDEMTLPEEPVKLASRARDATGAAQALPSSQARTKSLPEDYGFSTTAGIPGPDAEVSDVSDADPQILLQAMKDLDDMDADLLGLKRSNLASSKRAAKGPGKEELPSHPKPAGILTASEKGDTVPAKKPPPSPSSLGHQYRKFSFEDSEDPLAGLLSDDEEGLTKKPPGTESKMASEKSPAPVRDQGASIPLTPGDTPVRKKEEVLFDEEDDVMATLGFADSPTAERRQTGDQEGPRPARSRLDELLGRGTATKLLARPGTGEHREFKLDKKYQRPPDKEDSWGDEDFTFGAYQPTVGSCEGRQSHRQLVSRFLTEGSADTKGEPGSKQSTPAASSPTHPRKGGADWLGLKDDDLRPPSPTREAQRGGSTLSTPSVLPPRSQHSDSGRHSAPAGLPSSSLGPKPPTKGAGFPAKASQASQLGVSQEKEEEDWLSHALSRKKSQGLAREEHTEASKGQNLVGAAGSPPSSSQPVPSTQGFKQAATVATQKPLTRPATSGSPVTWNQAALTLPTGDPKRGTALGDLSSIEPAACVLSSQEPPGPSVPVQSLLLESLAQSLLPGTEYQRQLLAAQVQLPSGTAELRANLLQSQARLAELEAQVRKLELERTQHQLLLESLQQRHQADLELIESAHRSHVKVLETSYQQREGRLRREHEELSARYLSCCREAEQARAELAAQHQQRLAAAMQEKDHEMERLRELQRASILEMRQDHEEQLQRLKLLKDREIDAVTSATSHTRSLNSIIEQMEKFSSSLHELSSRVEASHLTTAQERELGLRQRDQQLRVLQERLHQQQRDMEEERSRLQEVIGKMEARLNEQSRLLEQERWRVNAEQSRAESTQRSLEEQRKVMVQQITMEREELEKAKSALLEEQKSVMRKCGEEQRRLAAEWAEFYAQQKLSKERTEREAERALQVDTQREGTLISLAKEQAELKIRASELRAKEDQLAAEREALERERQELRLEKERVSAAALRTRLRAEEVESMSQVASEKLEEGQRALREARQVQQEQQARLQLVQQQQERLRQQEWHVHQEHLSLAQQRLRLDHIRQDLPSSPVALLPRTQGPAASCLGAAVAPAATAPQCSQPPAGLGPSHLHAKLVLLKHTAEQWGLLHPAPAFQDRDFLENEQFFLETLKKASYNMTSHSA from the exons GATCTGGACGATATGGATGCCGATCTCTTAGGTCTGAAGAGGTCTAATCTGGCCTCTAGCAAAAGAGCTGCCAAGGGTCCTGGGAAAGAAGAGCTGCCTAGTCATCCCAAACCTGCCGGTATATTGACAGCCAGTGAGAAAG GGGACACCGTTCCTGCCAAGaagccccctccctctcccagcagCCTTGGGCATCAGTACAGGAAGTTTTCCTTCGAAG ACTCGGAAGACCCATTGGCGGGACTTCTCTCCGACGATGAGGAAGGACTCACCAAGAAGCCCCCTGGGACCGAGAGTAAAATGGCTTCCGAAAAAAGTCCAGCCCCAGTCAGAGATCAAG GTGCCTCTATTCCACTCACCCCTGGGGACACCCCGGTCCGAAAGAAAGAAGAAGTGCTATTTGATGAGGAGGACGACGTCATGGCCACCCTGGGGTTTGCAGACAGCCCCACAGCGGAAAGGAGGCAGACGGGCGACCA GGAAGGCCCCCGTCCTGCTCGCTCCAGGCTGGATGAGCTGCTGGGTCGGGGCACTGCCACCAAGCTCCTGGCCCGCCCGGGCACTGGGGAGCACAGGGAATTCAAGCTGGACAAGAAGTACCAGAGACCCCCGG ACAAGGAAGATTCCTGGGGTGATGAGGACTTCACCTTTGGGGCCTATCAGCCTACCGTGGGCTCCTGTGAGGGCCGCCAGTCCCACCGGCAGTTGGTCAG TAGGTTCTTAACAGAAGGTAGCGCAGACACCAAAGGAGAACCAGGCTCCAAACAGAGCACCCCAGCGGCCTCCAGCCCCACTCACCCCAGGAAGGGAGGAGCTGACTGGTTGGGCCTCAAGGATGACGACCTgcgccctccctctcccaccagagAGGCTCAGAGGGGAGGCTCAACGCTCTCCACTCCTTCCGTGCTCCCTCCCAGGAGCCAGCACTCTGACTCAGGCCGGCACTCTGCCCCAGCTGGACTGCCTTCCTCCTCTTTGGGGCCAAAGCCACCAACGAAGGGTGCAGGTTTCCCTGCCAAAGCCAGCCAGGCTTCCCAGCTGGGAGTGtctcaggagaaagaagaagaggattGGCTGAGCCATGCCTTGTCTCGGAAGAAGTCCCAAGGTCTGGCCagagaggagcacacagaggCCTCTAAGGGCCAGAACCtggtgggggcagcaggcagTCCCCCTTCCAGCAG CCAACCTGTTCCCAGCACTCAAGGGTTCAAGCAAGCAGCCACTGTGGCGACACAGAAGCCACTGACAAGACCTGCCACCTCGGG GTCCCCTGTGACTTGGAACCAGGCTGCCTTGACCCTCCCTACAGGTGACCCAAAGAGGGGAACAGCCCTCGGAGACCTCTCCAGCATTG AGCCCGCAGCTTGTGTCCTGAgctcccaggagcccccagggccTTCTGTGCCTGTCCAG TCCCTGCTCCTCGAGTCCCTGGCGCAGAGCCTGTTGCCGGGCACAGAATACCAGAGGCAGCTCCTGGCCGCCCAGGTGCAGCTGCCGAGCGGCACGGCCGAGCTCCGGGCCAACCTTCTGCAGAGCCAGGCCCGGCTGGCAGAGCTGGAGGCCCAG GTGCGGAAGTTGGAGCTGGAGCGGACCCAGCACCAGCTCTTGCTCGAGAGCTTGCAGCAGCGGCACCAGGCCGACCTGGAGCTCATCGAGAGTGCCCACAG AAGCCACGTCAAGGTGCTAGAAACATCATACCAGCAACGGGAGGGGCGACTGCGGAGGGAGCACGAGGAGCTGTCGGCCCGCTATCTGTCGTGCTGCCGAGAAGCCGAGCAGGCCCGCGCCGAGCTCGCAGCCCAGCACCAGCAGCGCTTGGCGGCTGCCATGCAAGAGAAGGACCACGAGATGGAGAGGCTCCGGGAGCTGCAGCG GGCCTCCATCCTGGAGATGCGCCAGGACCACGAGGAGCAGCTGCAGCGGCTAAAGCTGCTGAAGGACCGAGAGATCGACGCGGTCACCAGCGCCACCTCCCACACGCG GTCCCTGAATAGCATCATTGAGCAGATGGAGAAGTTCTCCAGCAGCCTGCATGAGCTGTCCTCCCGTGTGGAGGCCTCACACCTCACCACCGCCCAGGAGCGGGAGCTGGGGCTCCGGCAGCGCGACCAGCAGCTCCGAG TGCTGCAGGAGAGGCTGCACCAGCAGCAGCGGGacatggaagaggagagaagccGGCTCCAGGAGGTCATCGGGAAGATGGAGGCACGCCTGAATGAGCAGAGCCGGCTGCTGGAGCAG GAGCGGTGGCGGGTGAATGCCGAGCAGTCCAGGGCCGAGTCCACACAGCGCTCTCtagaagagcagaggaaggtCATGGTCCAGCAGATCACCATGGAACGGGAGGAGCTGGAGAAGGCCAAG AGcgccttgctggaggagcagaagTCCGTCATGCGcaagtgtggggaggagcagcggCGCCTCGCAGCCGAGTGGGCCGAGTTCTATGCGCAGCAGAAGCTGAGTAAGGAGCGGACCGAGCGTGAGGCAGAGAGGGCGCTGCAGGTGGACACCCAGCGGGAGGGCACCCTCATCAGCCTGGCCAAG GAGCAAGCTGAGCTAAAGATCAGGGCCAGTGAGCTCCGGGCCAAGGAGGATCAGCTGGCGGCCGAGCGGGAGGCCCTGGAGCGGGAGCGGCAGGAGCTGCGGCTGGAGAAGGAGAGGGTCAGCGCCGCTGCCCTGCGCACCAGGCTCCGTGCCGAGGAAGTGGAGAGCATGAGCCAG GTAGCCTCGGAGAAGTTGGAGGAGGGGCAGCGGGCACTGCGCGAGGCCCGGCAGgtgcagcaggagcagcaggcgCGGCTGCAGCTGGTACAGCAACAGCAGGAGCGGCTGCGGCAGCAGGAGTGGCATGTGCACCAG GAGCACCTGAGTCTGGCCCAGCAGAGGCTGCGGCTGGACCACATCCGACAGGACCTGCCCTCCAGCCCCGTGGCGCTGCTCCCCAGGACCCAGGGCCCGGCAGCCTCCTGCCTGGGTG CCGCTGTGGCTCCTGCCGCCACCGCGCCCCAGTGCAGCCAGCCCCCCGCCGGCCTGGGCCCCTCACACCTCCACGCCAAACTGGTGCTGCTGAAGCACACAGCTGAGCAG TGGGGACTGCTCCACCCAGCCCCTGCCTTTCAGGACCGTGACTTCTTGGAGAATGAACAGTTCTTCCTGGAGACCCTGAAGAAAGCCTCCTACAATATGACATCCCATTCAGCCTGA
- the FBF1 gene encoding fas-binding factor 1 isoform X4 yields the protein MAPKTKKGLKGSIDDVLGDLLGDEMTLPEEPVKLASRARDATGAAQALPSSQARTKSLPEDYGFSTTAGIPGPDAEVSDVSDADPQILLQAMKDLDDMDADLLGLKRSNLASSKRAAKGPGKEELPSHPKPAGILTASEKGDTVPAKKPPPSPSSLGHQYRKFSFEDSEDPLAGLLSDDEEGLTKKPPGTESKMASEKSPAPVRDQGASIPLTPGDTPVRKKEEVLFDEEDDVMATLGFADSPTAERRQTGDQEGPRPARSRLDELLGRGTATKLLARPGTGEHREFKLDKKYQRPPDKEDSWGDEDFTFGAYQPTVGSCEGRQSHRQLVRFLTEGSADTKGEPGSKQSTPAASSPTHPRKGGADWLGLKDDDLRPPSPTREAQRGGSTLSTPSVLPPRSQHSDSGRHSAPAGLPSSSLGPKPPTKGAGFPAKASQASQLGVSQEKEEEDWLSHALSRKKSQGLAREEHTEASKGQNLVGAAGSPPSSSQPVPSTQGFKQAATVATQKPLTRPATSGSPVTWNQAALTLPTGDPKRGTALGDLSSIEPAACVLSSQEPPGPSVPVQSLLLESLAQSLLPGTEYQRQLLAAQVQLPSGTAELRANLLQSQARLAELEAQVRKLELERTQHQLLLESLQQRHQADLELIESAHRSHVKVLETSYQQREGRLRREHEELSARYLSCCREAEQARAELAAQHQQRLAAAMQEKDHEMERLRELQRASILEMRQDHEEQLQRLKLLKDREIDAVTSATSHTRSLNSIIEQMEKFSSSLHELSSRVEASHLTTAQERELGLRQRDQQLRVLQERLHQQQRDMEEERSRLQEVIGKMEARLNEQSRLLEQERWRVNAEQSRAESTQRSLEEQRKVMVQQITMEREELEKAKSALLEEQKSVMRKCGEEQRRLAAEWAEFYAQQKLSKERTEREAERALQVDTQREGTLISLAKEQAELKIRASELRAKEDQLAAEREALERERQELRLEKERVSAAALRTRLRAEEVESMSQVASEKLEEGQRALREARQVQQEQQARLQLVQQQQERLRQQEWHVHQEHLSLAQQRLRLDHIRQDLPSSPVALLPRTQGPAASCLGAAVAPAATAPQCSQPPAGLGPSHLHAKLVLLKHTAEQDRDFLENEQFFLETLKKASYNMTSHSA from the exons GATCTGGACGATATGGATGCCGATCTCTTAGGTCTGAAGAGGTCTAATCTGGCCTCTAGCAAAAGAGCTGCCAAGGGTCCTGGGAAAGAAGAGCTGCCTAGTCATCCCAAACCTGCCGGTATATTGACAGCCAGTGAGAAAG GGGACACCGTTCCTGCCAAGaagccccctccctctcccagcagCCTTGGGCATCAGTACAGGAAGTTTTCCTTCGAAG ACTCGGAAGACCCATTGGCGGGACTTCTCTCCGACGATGAGGAAGGACTCACCAAGAAGCCCCCTGGGACCGAGAGTAAAATGGCTTCCGAAAAAAGTCCAGCCCCAGTCAGAGATCAAG GTGCCTCTATTCCACTCACCCCTGGGGACACCCCGGTCCGAAAGAAAGAAGAAGTGCTATTTGATGAGGAGGACGACGTCATGGCCACCCTGGGGTTTGCAGACAGCCCCACAGCGGAAAGGAGGCAGACGGGCGACCA GGAAGGCCCCCGTCCTGCTCGCTCCAGGCTGGATGAGCTGCTGGGTCGGGGCACTGCCACCAAGCTCCTGGCCCGCCCGGGCACTGGGGAGCACAGGGAATTCAAGCTGGACAAGAAGTACCAGAGACCCCCGG ACAAGGAAGATTCCTGGGGTGATGAGGACTTCACCTTTGGGGCCTATCAGCCTACCGTGGGCTCCTGTGAGGGCCGCCAGTCCCACCGGCAGTTGGTCAG GTTCTTAACAGAAGGTAGCGCAGACACCAAAGGAGAACCAGGCTCCAAACAGAGCACCCCAGCGGCCTCCAGCCCCACTCACCCCAGGAAGGGAGGAGCTGACTGGTTGGGCCTCAAGGATGACGACCTgcgccctccctctcccaccagagAGGCTCAGAGGGGAGGCTCAACGCTCTCCACTCCTTCCGTGCTCCCTCCCAGGAGCCAGCACTCTGACTCAGGCCGGCACTCTGCCCCAGCTGGACTGCCTTCCTCCTCTTTGGGGCCAAAGCCACCAACGAAGGGTGCAGGTTTCCCTGCCAAAGCCAGCCAGGCTTCCCAGCTGGGAGTGtctcaggagaaagaagaagaggattGGCTGAGCCATGCCTTGTCTCGGAAGAAGTCCCAAGGTCTGGCCagagaggagcacacagaggCCTCTAAGGGCCAGAACCtggtgggggcagcaggcagTCCCCCTTCCAGCAG CCAACCTGTTCCCAGCACTCAAGGGTTCAAGCAAGCAGCCACTGTGGCGACACAGAAGCCACTGACAAGACCTGCCACCTCGGG GTCCCCTGTGACTTGGAACCAGGCTGCCTTGACCCTCCCTACAGGTGACCCAAAGAGGGGAACAGCCCTCGGAGACCTCTCCAGCATTG AGCCCGCAGCTTGTGTCCTGAgctcccaggagcccccagggccTTCTGTGCCTGTCCAG TCCCTGCTCCTCGAGTCCCTGGCGCAGAGCCTGTTGCCGGGCACAGAATACCAGAGGCAGCTCCTGGCCGCCCAGGTGCAGCTGCCGAGCGGCACGGCCGAGCTCCGGGCCAACCTTCTGCAGAGCCAGGCCCGGCTGGCAGAGCTGGAGGCCCAG GTGCGGAAGTTGGAGCTGGAGCGGACCCAGCACCAGCTCTTGCTCGAGAGCTTGCAGCAGCGGCACCAGGCCGACCTGGAGCTCATCGAGAGTGCCCACAG AAGCCACGTCAAGGTGCTAGAAACATCATACCAGCAACGGGAGGGGCGACTGCGGAGGGAGCACGAGGAGCTGTCGGCCCGCTATCTGTCGTGCTGCCGAGAAGCCGAGCAGGCCCGCGCCGAGCTCGCAGCCCAGCACCAGCAGCGCTTGGCGGCTGCCATGCAAGAGAAGGACCACGAGATGGAGAGGCTCCGGGAGCTGCAGCG GGCCTCCATCCTGGAGATGCGCCAGGACCACGAGGAGCAGCTGCAGCGGCTAAAGCTGCTGAAGGACCGAGAGATCGACGCGGTCACCAGCGCCACCTCCCACACGCG GTCCCTGAATAGCATCATTGAGCAGATGGAGAAGTTCTCCAGCAGCCTGCATGAGCTGTCCTCCCGTGTGGAGGCCTCACACCTCACCACCGCCCAGGAGCGGGAGCTGGGGCTCCGGCAGCGCGACCAGCAGCTCCGAG TGCTGCAGGAGAGGCTGCACCAGCAGCAGCGGGacatggaagaggagagaagccGGCTCCAGGAGGTCATCGGGAAGATGGAGGCACGCCTGAATGAGCAGAGCCGGCTGCTGGAGCAG GAGCGGTGGCGGGTGAATGCCGAGCAGTCCAGGGCCGAGTCCACACAGCGCTCTCtagaagagcagaggaaggtCATGGTCCAGCAGATCACCATGGAACGGGAGGAGCTGGAGAAGGCCAAG AGcgccttgctggaggagcagaagTCCGTCATGCGcaagtgtggggaggagcagcggCGCCTCGCAGCCGAGTGGGCCGAGTTCTATGCGCAGCAGAAGCTGAGTAAGGAGCGGACCGAGCGTGAGGCAGAGAGGGCGCTGCAGGTGGACACCCAGCGGGAGGGCACCCTCATCAGCCTGGCCAAG GAGCAAGCTGAGCTAAAGATCAGGGCCAGTGAGCTCCGGGCCAAGGAGGATCAGCTGGCGGCCGAGCGGGAGGCCCTGGAGCGGGAGCGGCAGGAGCTGCGGCTGGAGAAGGAGAGGGTCAGCGCCGCTGCCCTGCGCACCAGGCTCCGTGCCGAGGAAGTGGAGAGCATGAGCCAG GTAGCCTCGGAGAAGTTGGAGGAGGGGCAGCGGGCACTGCGCGAGGCCCGGCAGgtgcagcaggagcagcaggcgCGGCTGCAGCTGGTACAGCAACAGCAGGAGCGGCTGCGGCAGCAGGAGTGGCATGTGCACCAG GAGCACCTGAGTCTGGCCCAGCAGAGGCTGCGGCTGGACCACATCCGACAGGACCTGCCCTCCAGCCCCGTGGCGCTGCTCCCCAGGACCCAGGGCCCGGCAGCCTCCTGCCTGGGTG CCGCTGTGGCTCCTGCCGCCACCGCGCCCCAGTGCAGCCAGCCCCCCGCCGGCCTGGGCCCCTCACACCTCCACGCCAAACTGGTGCTGCTGAAGCACACAGCTGAGCAG GACCGTGACTTCTTGGAGAATGAACAGTTCTTCCTGGAGACCCTGAAGAAAGCCTCCTACAATATGACATCCCATTCAGCCTGA
- the FBF1 gene encoding fas-binding factor 1 isoform X7, whose protein sequence is MAPKTKKGLKGSIDDVLGDLLGDEMTLPEEPVKLASRARDATGAAQALPSSQARTKSLPEDYGFSTTAGIPGPDAEVSDVSDADPQILLQAMKDLDDMDADLLGLKRSNLASSKRAAKGPGKEELPSHPKPAGILTASEKDSEDPLAGLLSDDEEGLTKKPPGTESKMASEKSPAPVRDQGASIPLTPGDTPVRKKEEVLFDEEDDVMATLGFADSPTAERRQTGDQEGPRPARSRLDELLGRGTATKLLARPGTGEHREFKLDKKYQRPPDKEDSWGDEDFTFGAYQPTVGSCEGRQSHRQLVSRFLTEGSADTKGEPGSKQSTPAASSPTHPRKGGADWLGLKDDDLRPPSPTREAQRGGSTLSTPSVLPPRSQHSDSGRHSAPAGLPSSSLGPKPPTKGAGFPAKASQASQLGVSQEKEEEDWLSHALSRKKSQGLAREEHTEASKGQNLVGAAGSPPSSSQPVPSTQGFKQAATVATQKPLTRPATSGSPVTWNQAALTLPTGDPKRGTALGDLSSIEPAACVLSSQEPPGPSVPVQSLLLESLAQSLLPGTEYQRQLLAAQVQLPSGTAELRANLLQSQARLAELEAQVRKLELERTQHQLLLESLQQRHQADLELIESAHRSHVKVLETSYQQREGRLRREHEELSARYLSCCREAEQARAELAAQHQQRLAAAMQEKDHEMERLRELQRASILEMRQDHEEQLQRLKLLKDREIDAVTSATSHTRSLNSIIEQMEKFSSSLHELSSRVEASHLTTAQERELGLRQRDQQLRVLQERLHQQQRDMEEERSRLQEVIGKMEARLNEQSRLLEQERWRVNAEQSRAESTQRSLEEQRKVMVQQITMEREELEKAKSALLEEQKSVMRKCGEEQRRLAAEWAEFYAQQKLSKERTEREAERALQVDTQREGTLISLAKEQAELKIRASELRAKEDQLAAEREALERERQELRLEKERVSAAALRTRLRAEEVESMSQVASEKLEEGQRALREARQVQQEQQARLQLVQQQQERLRQQEWHVHQEHLSLAQQRLRLDHIRQDLPSSPVALLPRTQGPAASCLGAAVAPAATAPQCSQPPAGLGPSHLHAKLVLLKHTAEQWGLLHPAPAFQDRDFLENEQFFLETLKKASYNMTSHSA, encoded by the exons GATCTGGACGATATGGATGCCGATCTCTTAGGTCTGAAGAGGTCTAATCTGGCCTCTAGCAAAAGAGCTGCCAAGGGTCCTGGGAAAGAAGAGCTGCCTAGTCATCCCAAACCTGCCGGTATATTGACAGCCAGTGAGAAAG ACTCGGAAGACCCATTGGCGGGACTTCTCTCCGACGATGAGGAAGGACTCACCAAGAAGCCCCCTGGGACCGAGAGTAAAATGGCTTCCGAAAAAAGTCCAGCCCCAGTCAGAGATCAAG GTGCCTCTATTCCACTCACCCCTGGGGACACCCCGGTCCGAAAGAAAGAAGAAGTGCTATTTGATGAGGAGGACGACGTCATGGCCACCCTGGGGTTTGCAGACAGCCCCACAGCGGAAAGGAGGCAGACGGGCGACCA GGAAGGCCCCCGTCCTGCTCGCTCCAGGCTGGATGAGCTGCTGGGTCGGGGCACTGCCACCAAGCTCCTGGCCCGCCCGGGCACTGGGGAGCACAGGGAATTCAAGCTGGACAAGAAGTACCAGAGACCCCCGG ACAAGGAAGATTCCTGGGGTGATGAGGACTTCACCTTTGGGGCCTATCAGCCTACCGTGGGCTCCTGTGAGGGCCGCCAGTCCCACCGGCAGTTGGTCAG TAGGTTCTTAACAGAAGGTAGCGCAGACACCAAAGGAGAACCAGGCTCCAAACAGAGCACCCCAGCGGCCTCCAGCCCCACTCACCCCAGGAAGGGAGGAGCTGACTGGTTGGGCCTCAAGGATGACGACCTgcgccctccctctcccaccagagAGGCTCAGAGGGGAGGCTCAACGCTCTCCACTCCTTCCGTGCTCCCTCCCAGGAGCCAGCACTCTGACTCAGGCCGGCACTCTGCCCCAGCTGGACTGCCTTCCTCCTCTTTGGGGCCAAAGCCACCAACGAAGGGTGCAGGTTTCCCTGCCAAAGCCAGCCAGGCTTCCCAGCTGGGAGTGtctcaggagaaagaagaagaggattGGCTGAGCCATGCCTTGTCTCGGAAGAAGTCCCAAGGTCTGGCCagagaggagcacacagaggCCTCTAAGGGCCAGAACCtggtgggggcagcaggcagTCCCCCTTCCAGCAG CCAACCTGTTCCCAGCACTCAAGGGTTCAAGCAAGCAGCCACTGTGGCGACACAGAAGCCACTGACAAGACCTGCCACCTCGGG GTCCCCTGTGACTTGGAACCAGGCTGCCTTGACCCTCCCTACAGGTGACCCAAAGAGGGGAACAGCCCTCGGAGACCTCTCCAGCATTG AGCCCGCAGCTTGTGTCCTGAgctcccaggagcccccagggccTTCTGTGCCTGTCCAG TCCCTGCTCCTCGAGTCCCTGGCGCAGAGCCTGTTGCCGGGCACAGAATACCAGAGGCAGCTCCTGGCCGCCCAGGTGCAGCTGCCGAGCGGCACGGCCGAGCTCCGGGCCAACCTTCTGCAGAGCCAGGCCCGGCTGGCAGAGCTGGAGGCCCAG GTGCGGAAGTTGGAGCTGGAGCGGACCCAGCACCAGCTCTTGCTCGAGAGCTTGCAGCAGCGGCACCAGGCCGACCTGGAGCTCATCGAGAGTGCCCACAG AAGCCACGTCAAGGTGCTAGAAACATCATACCAGCAACGGGAGGGGCGACTGCGGAGGGAGCACGAGGAGCTGTCGGCCCGCTATCTGTCGTGCTGCCGAGAAGCCGAGCAGGCCCGCGCCGAGCTCGCAGCCCAGCACCAGCAGCGCTTGGCGGCTGCCATGCAAGAGAAGGACCACGAGATGGAGAGGCTCCGGGAGCTGCAGCG GGCCTCCATCCTGGAGATGCGCCAGGACCACGAGGAGCAGCTGCAGCGGCTAAAGCTGCTGAAGGACCGAGAGATCGACGCGGTCACCAGCGCCACCTCCCACACGCG GTCCCTGAATAGCATCATTGAGCAGATGGAGAAGTTCTCCAGCAGCCTGCATGAGCTGTCCTCCCGTGTGGAGGCCTCACACCTCACCACCGCCCAGGAGCGGGAGCTGGGGCTCCGGCAGCGCGACCAGCAGCTCCGAG TGCTGCAGGAGAGGCTGCACCAGCAGCAGCGGGacatggaagaggagagaagccGGCTCCAGGAGGTCATCGGGAAGATGGAGGCACGCCTGAATGAGCAGAGCCGGCTGCTGGAGCAG GAGCGGTGGCGGGTGAATGCCGAGCAGTCCAGGGCCGAGTCCACACAGCGCTCTCtagaagagcagaggaaggtCATGGTCCAGCAGATCACCATGGAACGGGAGGAGCTGGAGAAGGCCAAG AGcgccttgctggaggagcagaagTCCGTCATGCGcaagtgtggggaggagcagcggCGCCTCGCAGCCGAGTGGGCCGAGTTCTATGCGCAGCAGAAGCTGAGTAAGGAGCGGACCGAGCGTGAGGCAGAGAGGGCGCTGCAGGTGGACACCCAGCGGGAGGGCACCCTCATCAGCCTGGCCAAG GAGCAAGCTGAGCTAAAGATCAGGGCCAGTGAGCTCCGGGCCAAGGAGGATCAGCTGGCGGCCGAGCGGGAGGCCCTGGAGCGGGAGCGGCAGGAGCTGCGGCTGGAGAAGGAGAGGGTCAGCGCCGCTGCCCTGCGCACCAGGCTCCGTGCCGAGGAAGTGGAGAGCATGAGCCAG GTAGCCTCGGAGAAGTTGGAGGAGGGGCAGCGGGCACTGCGCGAGGCCCGGCAGgtgcagcaggagcagcaggcgCGGCTGCAGCTGGTACAGCAACAGCAGGAGCGGCTGCGGCAGCAGGAGTGGCATGTGCACCAG GAGCACCTGAGTCTGGCCCAGCAGAGGCTGCGGCTGGACCACATCCGACAGGACCTGCCCTCCAGCCCCGTGGCGCTGCTCCCCAGGACCCAGGGCCCGGCAGCCTCCTGCCTGGGTG CCGCTGTGGCTCCTGCCGCCACCGCGCCCCAGTGCAGCCAGCCCCCCGCCGGCCTGGGCCCCTCACACCTCCACGCCAAACTGGTGCTGCTGAAGCACACAGCTGAGCAG TGGGGACTGCTCCACCCAGCCCCTGCCTTTCAGGACCGTGACTTCTTGGAGAATGAACAGTTCTTCCTGGAGACCCTGAAGAAAGCCTCCTACAATATGACATCCCATTCAGCCTGA